A window from Macaca nemestrina isolate mMacNem1 chromosome 8, mMacNem.hap1, whole genome shotgun sequence encodes these proteins:
- the LOC139355641 gene encoding phosducin-like protein 3, with protein sequence MQDPNADTEWNDILRKKGILPPKERLKELEEESDEEQHILQQSVVKTYEDMTLEELEDHEDEFNEEDERAVEMYRRQRLAEWKATKLKNKFGEVLEISGKDYVQEVTKAGEGLWVVLHLYKQGIPLCALINQHLSGLARKFPDVKFIKAISTTCIPNYPDRNLPTIFVYLEGDIKAQFIGPLVFGGMNLTRDELEWKLSESGAIMTDLEENPKKPIEDVLLSSVRRSVFMRRGSSSEGD encoded by the coding sequence ATGCAGGACCCCAACGCAGACACTGAGTGGAATGACATCTTACGCAAAAAGGGTATCTTACCCCCGAAGGAAAGGCTGAAAGAACTGGAAGAGGAGTCAGATGAGGAGCAGCACATCCTCCAGCAGTCAGTGGTGAAAACATATGAAGATATGACTTTGGAAGAGCTGGAGGATCATGAAGATGAGTTTAATGAGGAGGATGAACGTGCTGTTGAAATGTACAGACGGCAGAGACTGGCTGAGTGGAAAGCAACTAAACTGAAGAATAAATTTGGAGAAGTTTTAGAGATCTCAGGGAAGGATTATGTTCAAGAAGTTACCAAAGCTGGCGAGGGCTTGTGGGTCGTCTTGCACCTTTACAAACAAGGAATTCCCCTGTGTGCCCTGATAAATCAGCACCTCAGTGGACTTGCCAGGAAGTTTCCTGATGTCAAATTTATCAAAGCCATTTCAACAACCTGCATACCCAATTATCCGGATAGGAATCTGCCCACGATATTTGTTTACCTGGAAGGAGATATCAAGGCTCAGTTTATTGGTCCTCTGGTGTTTGGCGGCATGAACCTGACAAGAGATGAATTGGAATGGAAACTGTCTGAATCTGGAGCAATTATGACGGACCTGGAGGAAAACCCCAAGAAGCCGATTGAAGACGTGTTGCTGTCCTCGGTGCGGCGCTCTGTCTTCATGAGGAGGGGCAGCAGTTCCGAGGGTGACTGA